One genomic region from Jiangella sp. DSM 45060 encodes:
- a CDS encoding GNAT family N-acetyltransferase: protein MIWTVATSTGPLVVREQLEPDDEPGLLELFAACDDWFEATTGGPSGPGDVQSLFYALPEGASFEDKRLFTIRDGEKIVGLIDAVLGHPHRTAVAVGLFLVAPSHRGRGVGAAVARVLLAEARESGLDTVTASAYDAWPPGQAFLRTLGFTVGPPAEPSGNRASAPGEQPVRKATLTLGG from the coding sequence CCGCGAGCAGCTGGAGCCCGACGACGAGCCCGGGCTGCTGGAGCTCTTCGCCGCCTGCGACGACTGGTTCGAGGCGACCACCGGCGGCCCGTCCGGCCCCGGCGACGTGCAGAGCCTGTTCTACGCGCTGCCCGAGGGCGCGTCGTTCGAGGACAAGCGGCTGTTCACGATCCGCGACGGCGAGAAGATCGTCGGGCTGATCGACGCCGTGCTCGGGCACCCGCACCGCACCGCCGTCGCGGTCGGCCTGTTCCTGGTGGCGCCGTCGCACCGCGGCCGCGGCGTCGGCGCCGCCGTCGCACGGGTCCTGCTGGCCGAGGCCCGCGAGAGCGGCCTCGACACCGTCACCGCGTCGGCGTACGACGCCTGGCCGCCGGGCCAGGCGTTCCTGCGCACGCTCGGGTTCACCGTCGGGCCGCCGGCCGAGCCGTCCGGCAATCGCGCCAGCGCCCCCGGCGAGCAGCCGGTGCGGAAGGCGACGCTGACGCTGGGCGGGTGA
- a CDS encoding DUF6401 family natural product biosynthesis protein has translation METAPRWTPGRLAEIDQHAAAVRDILVLDGHGLGSIALADYARGVEDVAREGGWHPGDDDWVSLRLAGVCLLAMAGGAMASIEDGDAALS, from the coding sequence ATGGAGACGGCACCCCGATGGACGCCGGGCCGGCTCGCCGAGATCGACCAGCACGCCGCCGCGGTCCGCGACATCCTCGTCCTCGACGGCCACGGCCTGGGCTCGATCGCGCTCGCCGATTACGCGCGCGGCGTCGAGGACGTCGCCCGGGAGGGCGGCTGGCACCCCGGCGACGACGACTGGGTGTCGCTGCGCTTGGCCGGAGTGTGCCTGCTGGCCATGGCCGGTGGGGCCATGGCCAGCATCGAGGACGGCGACGCCGCGCTCTCCTGA